The proteins below come from a single Halostagnicola larsenii XH-48 genomic window:
- a CDS encoding S8 family serine peptidase, producing MSRSVRGGDRGRDRLSIAVVVILAVSLAIASGPAAVAGTSAVVDGGNEGWSSTVSNSLSYTSSDLPNASNTSSGLLNASSDLPGGQSQWADATTPTTDSNRTAIDPALENATGTQSVVSVVVEFDEPSNRSFEAGATARQAATDSVQRPLETYANQTDGVGFEHGFWVTNAAVVTVDTEQIALADTVDEIAELDRVEHVRQEAAVSILQVRDDQSTESDAATLASTASDDASYNLEQTNVSAVWDGFRTTGENATIAVLDSGVDDGHPDIDLEGWADFTSDPSDDPTVYDDHGTLVSGVATGGDESGAPIGVAPDANLLHGAVVADCADGTCRTSESAVLEGIEWAVEQEADAVSISLGWYRYSESFISAVERANDAGTVVVGASGNQGNGSSLTPGNVYDALSVGATNESRGVAPFSSGETIETDDAWGWDAPDDWPETYHTPGVVAPGVGIESTAPDGAYRTASGTSIAAPHVAGVVALVQSVTTADLEAEEIVDALRATAKKPAEACSLEDDCGTNPDTRYGNGIVDAYAAIDALGTHATVDGTVTDRVTGEPIPDAAVVLTAGDGERYETTTDADGRFDVTGLSGAQKYTVSVDADGYNSVAETSDVPADGTTTIDSALAGTGAVDVLLTDDHFGSGIEDATVELVGDRGTYTATHVENETYTAENVPALGEYELRMAADGYEPESATVSLETDAEPIAESYALEGNATLEITAETDDGDPVENASLSITRESGASFEPPERTAGNGTLAVTVPGAGDRYTIEATESDAGSGSAESAALESGERASVTVVLSDRVLSTPGFGLAPAALAIFVLLGRMGMEWNRNRR from the coding sequence ATGTCACGGTCAGTGAGGGGTGGGGATCGAGGCCGAGACCGGCTCTCGATCGCAGTCGTGGTAATCCTCGCGGTGTCGCTCGCGATCGCAAGCGGCCCCGCGGCCGTCGCCGGAACCAGCGCCGTTGTGGACGGCGGAAACGAGGGCTGGTCGTCCACTGTCTCGAACAGTCTTTCGTACACCTCGAGCGATCTCCCGAACGCCTCGAATACCTCGAGCGGTCTCCTAAACGCCTCGAGCGATCTGCCAGGGGGCCAGTCCCAGTGGGCCGACGCCACCACACCCACAACCGATTCGAACCGAACGGCGATCGATCCGGCACTCGAGAACGCGACCGGAACGCAGTCCGTAGTGTCGGTGGTCGTCGAGTTCGACGAGCCGTCGAACCGTTCGTTTGAGGCCGGGGCCACCGCACGGCAGGCGGCGACCGATTCGGTCCAGCGGCCGCTCGAGACCTACGCGAACCAGACCGACGGCGTCGGTTTCGAGCACGGGTTCTGGGTCACCAACGCCGCCGTGGTGACCGTGGATACGGAACAGATAGCACTCGCGGACACGGTGGACGAAATAGCCGAACTCGATCGCGTAGAACACGTTCGTCAGGAAGCGGCGGTTTCTATTCTGCAGGTCAGAGACGACCAGTCGACGGAATCCGACGCGGCCACGCTCGCATCGACGGCCAGCGACGACGCGTCGTACAACCTCGAGCAAACCAACGTCTCGGCGGTCTGGGACGGGTTCCGTACGACCGGCGAGAACGCGACGATCGCGGTCCTCGATTCCGGCGTCGATGACGGTCACCCCGACATCGACCTCGAGGGGTGGGCGGACTTCACGAGCGATCCGTCGGACGATCCGACCGTCTACGACGACCACGGCACGCTGGTCTCGGGCGTCGCGACCGGCGGCGACGAAAGCGGAGCACCGATCGGCGTCGCGCCGGACGCGAACCTGCTCCACGGCGCGGTCGTCGCGGACTGTGCGGACGGGACCTGCAGAACGTCCGAGTCGGCCGTTCTCGAGGGGATCGAGTGGGCCGTCGAGCAAGAGGCCGACGCCGTCAGCATCAGCCTCGGCTGGTACCGCTACAGCGAGTCGTTCATCAGCGCCGTCGAGCGCGCGAACGACGCCGGAACGGTCGTCGTCGGCGCGAGCGGCAATCAGGGAAACGGATCCTCGCTCACGCCGGGGAACGTCTACGACGCGCTGAGCGTGGGTGCAACGAACGAATCCCGGGGCGTCGCCCCGTTCTCGAGCGGCGAAACGATCGAGACCGACGACGCGTGGGGATGGGACGCGCCGGACGACTGGCCGGAGACGTACCACACGCCGGGGGTCGTCGCGCCGGGCGTCGGCATCGAGAGCACGGCCCCCGACGGAGCGTATCGCACGGCCAGCGGAACGAGCATCGCGGCCCCGCACGTCGCCGGGGTCGTCGCGCTCGTCCAATCGGTGACGACGGCAGATCTCGAGGCCGAGGAGATCGTCGACGCGCTCAGAGCAACCGCCAAAAAACCGGCCGAAGCGTGTTCGCTCGAGGACGACTGCGGGACGAATCCTGACACTCGCTACGGAAACGGCATCGTCGACGCGTACGCGGCGATCGACGCGCTCGGAACCCACGCCACCGTCGACGGAACGGTCACCGACCGGGTAACGGGCGAACCGATCCCCGACGCGGCGGTGGTACTGACCGCGGGCGACGGCGAGAGGTACGAAACGACGACGGACGCAGACGGCAGGTTCGACGTGACGGGACTCTCCGGCGCACAGAAATATACCGTCTCCGTCGACGCGGACGGCTACAATTCCGTCGCCGAGACGAGCGACGTACCCGCCGACGGGACGACGACGATCGACTCTGCGCTGGCCGGAACCGGAGCGGTCGACGTACTCCTGACCGACGACCACTTCGGCAGTGGGATCGAGGACGCGACGGTCGAACTCGTCGGCGATCGCGGAACGTACACCGCGACCCACGTCGAAAACGAAACGTACACCGCCGAGAACGTTCCGGCGCTGGGCGAGTACGAGCTGCGCATGGCCGCCGACGGATACGAACCCGAGAGCGCCACCGTCTCGCTCGAGACGGACGCCGAACCGATCGCCGAATCGTACGCGCTCGAGGGGAACGCGACCCTCGAGATCACCGCCGAGACGGACGATGGCGACCCCGTCGAGAACGCGTCGCTCTCGATCACACGTGAATCGGGGGCGTCGTTCGAACCCCCAGAACGGACCGCCGGGAACGGAACGCTCGCGGTGACGGTACCCGGAGCGGGTGACAGATACACGATCGAGGCCACGGAATCCGACGCAGGATCGGGATCCGCCGAGAGCGCGGCTCTCGAGAGCGGGGAACGTGCTTCCGTAACGGTCGTCCTCTCCGATCGCGTGCTTTCGACGCCCGGGTTCGGACTCGCCCCGGCGGCACTCGCAATATTCGTGCTCCTCGGGCGGATGGGGATGGAGTGGAACCGAAATCGTCGCTGA
- a CDS encoding dihydrolipoyl dehydrogenase family protein, with product MVHVAIIGGYGSAGVAVADELVDRADEDSERDLELTLIDDGEPGGGLCILRGCMPSKDVLSAAQHRYQVRHDDRLEGVPEAVPERVVAQKDDHISGFAQHRRDHVHELAERENVEFIHDTAEFVDDRVLEVGDRTLEPDYVVIATGSAVNVPDLPGIEDVPFSTSADVLDATEFPESAIVMGFGYIGLELVPYLSEVGGVDVTVIEHDEHPLDEMEPAYGETILELYREHFDVEILTETDEKRLEAIGSGGDAGSTGDEATTAADATAAASDGVRLHVDRDGVEETLEAEELYLFTGRRPNVDGLGLENTALEVGEGWVGSTMQARDDERVFVVGDVNGREPILHVAKEQGFAAGRNVLRHDRGQDLEAYANVPHHVIFSGLGVYPFARIGHTPATAGESDMDTIVVSSDASSEGVFKSKNHPEGRATLVVNAEDGSVLGYQGLHLHADVMAKTMQLAVEMALDVREIPSRAYHPTTPEILDSLLRAAEAELEERSENGAAGPPADADRSE from the coding sequence ATGGTACACGTCGCGATCATCGGTGGGTACGGCAGCGCGGGCGTCGCCGTCGCCGACGAACTGGTCGACCGGGCGGACGAAGACTCCGAACGCGACCTCGAGCTAACGCTGATCGACGACGGCGAGCCGGGCGGCGGCCTCTGCATTCTCAGGGGGTGTATGCCCTCGAAGGACGTTCTCTCGGCCGCACAGCACCGGTATCAGGTCAGACACGACGACCGACTCGAGGGGGTTCCCGAGGCCGTTCCCGAGCGCGTCGTCGCCCAGAAAGACGACCATATCTCCGGGTTCGCACAGCACCGCCGGGATCACGTCCACGAACTCGCCGAGCGCGAGAACGTCGAGTTCATCCACGACACCGCCGAATTCGTCGACGACCGCGTGCTCGAGGTCGGCGATCGAACCCTCGAGCCCGATTACGTCGTCATCGCGACGGGCTCGGCGGTCAACGTCCCCGACCTGCCCGGCATCGAGGACGTCCCGTTTTCGACCAGCGCGGACGTACTCGACGCCACCGAGTTCCCCGAGAGCGCGATCGTGATGGGCTTTGGCTACATCGGCCTCGAACTCGTCCCGTACCTCTCGGAGGTCGGCGGCGTCGATGTCACGGTCATCGAACACGACGAGCACCCCCTCGATGAGATGGAACCAGCATACGGCGAGACGATTCTCGAGCTCTACCGCGAGCACTTCGACGTGGAGATCCTCACGGAGACCGACGAGAAACGACTCGAGGCTATCGGATCGGGTGGCGATGCCGGCAGTACCGGCGATGAGGCGACAACCGCTGCCGACGCGACGGCGGCCGCGTCCGACGGCGTCCGCCTGCACGTCGACCGAGACGGCGTCGAAGAAACGCTCGAGGCCGAGGAGCTGTACCTCTTCACCGGTCGTCGCCCCAACGTGGACGGCCTGGGCCTCGAGAATACGGCGCTCGAGGTCGGAGAGGGGTGGGTCGGCTCGACGATGCAGGCTCGCGACGACGAGCGCGTGTTCGTAGTCGGCGACGTCAACGGGAGAGAGCCGATCTTACACGTCGCCAAAGAACAGGGGTTCGCGGCCGGACGAAACGTCTTGCGTCACGACCGCGGGCAGGATCTCGAGGCGTACGCGAACGTGCCCCACCACGTCATCTTCTCGGGGCTCGGCGTCTACCCATTCGCCCGGATCGGACACACGCCGGCGACGGCAGGCGAGAGCGACATGGACACCATCGTCGTCTCGAGCGATGCGTCCTCCGAGGGCGTGTTCAAGTCGAAGAATCACCCGGAGGGGCGCGCGACGCTCGTTGTCAACGCCGAGGACGGCTCGGTATTGGGCTATCAGGGCCTTCACCTCCACGCGGATGTGATGGCCAAGACGATGCAACTGGCCGTCGAGATGGCACTGGACGTTCGCGAAATTCCGAGTCGCGCCTACCACCCGACGACACCCGAAATCCTCGACAGTCTCCTGCGGGCGGCCGAGGCAGAACTCGAGGAGCGATCCGAGAACGGTGCCGCCGGACCGCCCGCGGATGCCGACCGCTCCGAATAG